One segment of Babylonia areolata isolate BAREFJ2019XMU chromosome 24, ASM4173473v1, whole genome shotgun sequence DNA contains the following:
- the LOC143298926 gene encoding protocadherin-1-like isoform X2 has protein sequence MAPSTLTIRVLLQMMVTLLVHSQDDDFYRLVYNVTEEQEPGIFVGNTALDTGLFNSGSSQDFQDLRFKLFDQGNDKAKYFSVDEQNGVVRTKLRIDRESVCGNNVDCTMILDIAVYRKTSQQGSFDFYRSIQMVVRVEDKNDNAPKFPQKVVTLSVPENMPAPYRLYTSVASDPDSVGPNSEITYYFETASELFGLEVAENEENGLTDLIVQVNEMLDREAEDSYYVRIVASDNGSPRMSGSVLINIAVTDRNDNAPIFMSTNYTINVEEDASTHEPILTVSAVDTDINDNGQILYKLSSRVGQEIRDQFEIGEMDGKISLTRPVDYEREKKFVFLIEARDRGDPPQSSSAYVVVNILDVNDNAPEITLNLSPEGTDILEHEAPGKFMGHISVSDEDSGVFGSVVCEIDDPNFRLEPFGGQPDVYKIILARSLDHEDLPQRKVTIRCHDSDTNPLLALKSFEVKVIDINDNTPIFKNPSFTGYIPENQPPGTNIMMQDNADIDDSSSLLRVFAEDLDGGELGRVTYTIPVNTNFSVDPVTGILSTLVTFDREVQEQYTFPIVAQDHGDEARSATATVVIHIVDQNDHPPHFSQPIFFLEIQENMPPGSTCGRIKAVDEDSGVNARMMYAIIPDEDSSRFFSVDSTTGDVTSNQVFDREMRDSYTFFMEVQNPSVSYYKDSAQVMVSVLDDNDHAPVITNPTPANGTLTLPNNTTVGSLILKVRAEDGDGPDNTDFEYTIAGSDSSSLFQVITVTGELILAREIRYEDAKTHRVLLVVSDGGSKPQSATATLLISIPAEGLRASPAGANLLTEPNFIIIVIIVVVTLLVAMMVVTVICCIFRRDKKRRAGRHQQRQVKDKMYQAAQWVSTHSLPPGGESNDLSPPHQTLRRGGGGSGSPPEGGLEKKGKKEVSFSLEEEDLEKEGDEGEVGGRDLVDTSGSLGSGSVFATTTTTTCSLPIPATQDNNNLKSPMDGQFLTFTSGKTSPGCRSSPSCYESSDAGHTYANTPPIAETDDRIHMQLDKPGGEDALSASSGETGTDSGRGGSEDEAHTHRGSSVDSDPRSFHPSQSQGGSGYMSFTGTDRGRRKPPSLSSLPEEHHHHHHHSSSLLQPQLSYYRASSEQLPTAHGLGYPPGGSRSYSFNPARDSARDSGSREVKDGYHSMDRKGGEGPYRMMRGDSGMGQQQQQQQQAGGRRTFHTFGPQHQQNQNQNQQTHPAWRRAKGLDGGWRSAATSPTTYTNDDETTTSGSYSLTPEDPPAPDTGEVPFHQVHDIMV, from the exons ATGGCACCTTCTACGCTTACGATCAGGGTGCTCCTACAAATGATGGTGACTTTGTTAGTCCATAGTCAGGACGACGATTTTTACAGGCTTGTCTACAACGTCACCGAGGAGCAAGAGCCAGGGATTTTCGTGGGAAACACGGCACTAGACACCGGTCTTTTTAACAGTGGGAGCAGTCAAGATTTTCAGGATCTTCGCTTCAAACTGTTCGACCAAGGGAACGACAAAGCGAAGTACTTTTCCGTGGATGAGCAGAACGGGGTGGTGAGGACCAAGCTGCGCATCGACAGGGAGAGTGTGTGCGGCAACAATGTGGACTGTACCATGATCCTGGACATCGCGGTGTACAGAAAGACCTCGCAGCAGGGCAGCTTCGACTTCTACAGGTCCATCCAGATGGTGGTGCGGGTGGAAGACAAGAACGACAACGCCCCGAAGTTCCCCCAGAAGGTGGTGACGTTGTCAGTGCCAGAGAACATGCCAGCTCCGTACAGGTTATACACCAGTGTGGCCTCGGACCCCGACAGTGTGGGACCAAACTCAGAGATAACTTACTATTTTGAGACCGCTTCCGAGTTGTTCGGGCTGGAGGTGGCTGAAAACGAAGAAAACGGCCTGACCGACCTGATCGTCCAGGTGAACGAAATGCTGGACAGGGAGGCGGAGGATTCATACTACGTCAGAATAGTGGCGTCAGACAATGGCTCGCCGAGGATGTCTGGTTCAGTCCTGATCAATATAGCTGTGACGGACAGGAATGACAACGCCCCGATTTTCATGTCTACCAATTACACCATCAATGTGGAAGAAGATGCCTCCACTCACGAGCCCATTCTGACGGTGTCTGCTGTGGACACGGACATCAACGACAACGGGCAGATCCTGTACAAACTGAGCTCTCGAGTCGGCCAGGAGATCAGAGACCAGTTCGAGATAGGAGAAATGGATGGCAAAATATCGCTCACTCGTCCAGTGGATTACGAACGAGAAAAGAAATTCGTGTTTTTGATAGAAGCCAGGGACAGGGGTGACCCTCCTCAGTCGTCCTCAGCCTATGTTGTCGTGAACATACTGGACGTCAACGACAACGCCCCAGAAATCACCCTGAACCTGTCGCCTGAAGGAACCGACATCTTGGAGCACGAGGCCCCCGGCAAGTTTATGGGGCACATTTCTGTTTCGGACGAGGACAGTGGTGTCTTTGGCAGCGTAGTCTGTGAGATTGATGATCCCAACTTTCGATTGGAACCGTTCGGAGGTCAGCCTGACGTATATAAGATCATCCTTGCTCGCTCTCTGGACCACGAAGACTTGCCACAGAGAAAAGTGACGATCAGGTGCCACGACAGCGACACGAATCCTCTGCTGGCGTTGAAATCGTTTGAAGTGAAAGTCATCGACATCAACGACAACACCCCCATTTTCAAAAACCCATCGTTCACTGGGTACATCCCAGAAAACCAGCCACCAGGCACCAACATCATGATGCAGGACAACGCTGATATTGATGATAGCAGTAGTCTACTGAGAGTCTTCGCAGAAGACCTGGACGGGGGTGAGTTGGGACGTGTGACGTACACCATCCCCGTCAACACCAACTTTTCCGTGGACCCTGTCACAGGCATCCTGAGCACTCTGGTCACCTTCGACAGAGAGGTTCAGGAGCAGTACACCTTCCCCATCGTTGCTCAAGACCACGGGGATGAAGCCAGGTCTGCCACGGCCACCGTCGTCATCCACATCGTGGACCAGAACGATCACCCGCCTCACTTCAGCCAGCCCATCTTCTTCCTGGAGATCCAAGAAAACATGCCTCCCGGGTCCACGTGCGGGAGGATCAAGGCCGTGGACGAGGACTCCGGGGTCAACGCCCGCATGATGTACGCCATCATCCCTGACGAAGACAGCAGTCGCTTCTTTTCCGTGGACTCCACGACGGGAGACGTGACATCCAACCAGGTGTTTGACCGCGAGATGCGCGACTCGTACACTTTTTTCATGGAGGTGCAGAACCCGTCCGTGTCCTACTACAAGGACTCGGCCCAGGTCATGGTCAGCGTCCTGGACGACAACGACCACGCCCCCGTCATCACCAACCCCACCCCGGCCAACGGCACCCTCACCCTGCCCAACAACACCACTGTGGGCTCGCTGATCCTCAAGGTGAGGGCCGAGGACGGCGACGGGCCGGACAACACGGATTTCGAGTACACCATCGCcggcagcgacagcagcagcctGTTCCAGGTGATCACGGTCACCGGGGAGCTCATCCTGGCCCGGGAGATCCGCTACGAGGACGCCAAGACCCACCGGGTCCTGCTGGTCGTCAGCGACGGGGGCTCCAAGCCGCAGTCCGCCACGGCCACCCTGCTCATCAGCATCCCCGCGGAGGGGCTGAGGGCGTCCCCGGCCGGCGCCAACCTCCTGACGGAGCcgaacttcatcatcatcgtcatcatcgtggtGGTGACGCTGCTGGTGgccatgatggtggtgacggtcaTCTGCTGCATCTTCCGCAGGGACAAGAAGAGGAGGGCCGGGCGGCATCAGCAGAGACAG GTGAAGGACAAGATGTACCAGGCTGCCCAGTGGGTTAGCACGCACTCGCTGCCCCCAGGCGGTGAGTCCAACGACCTCAGCCCCCCTCACCAGACCCTCCGgcgcggcggcggcggcagcggcTCCCCGCCAGAAGGCGGGCTGGAGAAGAAGGGCAAGAAGGAGGTGAGCTTCTCCTTGGAGGAGGAGGATctggagaaggagggggatgagggggaggtcGGGGGCAGGGACCTCGTCGACACCAGCGGGTCGCTGGGGTCCGGGTCCGtcttcgccaccaccaccaccaccacgtgctcCCTGCCGATCCCTGccacccaggacaacaacaacctg AAGTCGCCCATGGACGGGCAGTTCCTGACGTTCACGAGCGGCAAGACATCCCCAGGGTGCCGCTCCTCCCCGTCCTGTTACGAGAGCTCTGACGCCGGTCACACCTACGCGAACACCCCGCCCATCGCCGAAACCGAT GACCGCATCCACATGCAGCTGGACAAGCCAGGCGGCGAGGACGCCCTCAGTGCCAGCAGCGGGGAGACGGGCACCGACAGTGGCCGAGGGGGCAGCGAGGATGAGGCCCACACTCACAGGGGGTCTTCCGTGGACTCCG acCCACGGTCCTTCCACCCCTCCCAGTCCCAGGGTGGCAGCGGCTACATGTCCTTCACTGGCACGGACCGAGGACGTCGGaagcccccttccctctcctccctacccgaggagcaccaccaccaccaccaccactcgtcCAGCCTCCTGCAGCCTCAGCTCAGCTACTACAGGGCGTCCTCCGAACAGCTTCCTACAGCACACGGGCTGGGTTACCCGCCGGGCGGTTCCAGGAGCTACTCCTTCAACCCCGCCAGAGACAGTGCTAGGGACAGTGGCAGCAGGGAGGTGAAGGACGGCTATCACAGCATGGACcgtaaagggggggaggggccgtACCGGATGATGAGGGGGGACTCGGGcatggggcagcagcagcagcagcagcagcaggcagggGGCAGGAGAACGTTCCACACGTTCGGGCCTCAGCACcaacagaaccagaaccagaaccagcagACCcaccctgcctggaggagggctAAGGGGCTGGATGGGGGTTGGAGGTCGGCCGCCACCTCTCCCACCACCTACACCAACGACGACGAGACTACGACTTCCGGGAGCTACTCACTGACCCCCGAGGACCCGCCCGCCCCTGACACTGGGGAGGTGCCCTTCCACCAGGTGCACGACATCATGGTCTGA
- the LOC143298926 gene encoding protocadherin-1-like isoform X1, giving the protein MAPSTLTIRVLLQMMVTLLVHSQDDDFYRLVYNVTEEQEPGIFVGNTALDTGLFNSGSSQDFQDLRFKLFDQGNDKAKYFSVDEQNGVVRTKLRIDRESVCGNNVDCTMILDIAVYRKTSQQGSFDFYRSIQMVVRVEDKNDNAPKFPQKVVTLSVPENMPAPYRLYTSVASDPDSVGPNSEITYYFETASELFGLEVAENEENGLTDLIVQVNEMLDREAEDSYYVRIVASDNGSPRMSGSVLINIAVTDRNDNAPIFMSTNYTINVEEDASTHEPILTVSAVDTDINDNGQILYKLSSRVGQEIRDQFEIGEMDGKISLTRPVDYEREKKFVFLIEARDRGDPPQSSSAYVVVNILDVNDNAPEITLNLSPEGTDILEHEAPGKFMGHISVSDEDSGVFGSVVCEIDDPNFRLEPFGGQPDVYKIILARSLDHEDLPQRKVTIRCHDSDTNPLLALKSFEVKVIDINDNTPIFKNPSFTGYIPENQPPGTNIMMQDNADIDDSSSLLRVFAEDLDGGELGRVTYTIPVNTNFSVDPVTGILSTLVTFDREVQEQYTFPIVAQDHGDEARSATATVVIHIVDQNDHPPHFSQPIFFLEIQENMPPGSTCGRIKAVDEDSGVNARMMYAIIPDEDSSRFFSVDSTTGDVTSNQVFDREMRDSYTFFMEVQNPSVSYYKDSAQVMVSVLDDNDHAPVITNPTPANGTLTLPNNTTVGSLILKVRAEDGDGPDNTDFEYTIAGSDSSSLFQVITVTGELILAREIRYEDAKTHRVLLVVSDGGSKPQSATATLLISIPAEGLRASPAGANLLTEPNFIIIVIIVVVTLLVAMMVVTVICCIFRRDKKRRAGRHQQRQVKDKMYQAAQWVSTHSLPPGGESNDLSPPHQTLRRGGGGSGSPPEGGLEKKGKKEVSFSLEEEDLEKEGDEGEVGGRDLVDTSGSLGSGSVFATTTTTTCSLPIPATQDNNNLKSPMDGQFLTFTSGKTSPGCRSSPSCYESSDAGHTYANTPPIAETDQDRIHMQLDKPGGEDALSASSGETGTDSGRGGSEDEAHTHRGSSVDSDPRSFHPSQSQGGSGYMSFTGTDRGRRKPPSLSSLPEEHHHHHHHSSSLLQPQLSYYRASSEQLPTAHGLGYPPGGSRSYSFNPARDSARDSGSREVKDGYHSMDRKGGEGPYRMMRGDSGMGQQQQQQQQAGGRRTFHTFGPQHQQNQNQNQQTHPAWRRAKGLDGGWRSAATSPTTYTNDDETTTSGSYSLTPEDPPAPDTGEVPFHQVHDIMV; this is encoded by the exons ATGGCACCTTCTACGCTTACGATCAGGGTGCTCCTACAAATGATGGTGACTTTGTTAGTCCATAGTCAGGACGACGATTTTTACAGGCTTGTCTACAACGTCACCGAGGAGCAAGAGCCAGGGATTTTCGTGGGAAACACGGCACTAGACACCGGTCTTTTTAACAGTGGGAGCAGTCAAGATTTTCAGGATCTTCGCTTCAAACTGTTCGACCAAGGGAACGACAAAGCGAAGTACTTTTCCGTGGATGAGCAGAACGGGGTGGTGAGGACCAAGCTGCGCATCGACAGGGAGAGTGTGTGCGGCAACAATGTGGACTGTACCATGATCCTGGACATCGCGGTGTACAGAAAGACCTCGCAGCAGGGCAGCTTCGACTTCTACAGGTCCATCCAGATGGTGGTGCGGGTGGAAGACAAGAACGACAACGCCCCGAAGTTCCCCCAGAAGGTGGTGACGTTGTCAGTGCCAGAGAACATGCCAGCTCCGTACAGGTTATACACCAGTGTGGCCTCGGACCCCGACAGTGTGGGACCAAACTCAGAGATAACTTACTATTTTGAGACCGCTTCCGAGTTGTTCGGGCTGGAGGTGGCTGAAAACGAAGAAAACGGCCTGACCGACCTGATCGTCCAGGTGAACGAAATGCTGGACAGGGAGGCGGAGGATTCATACTACGTCAGAATAGTGGCGTCAGACAATGGCTCGCCGAGGATGTCTGGTTCAGTCCTGATCAATATAGCTGTGACGGACAGGAATGACAACGCCCCGATTTTCATGTCTACCAATTACACCATCAATGTGGAAGAAGATGCCTCCACTCACGAGCCCATTCTGACGGTGTCTGCTGTGGACACGGACATCAACGACAACGGGCAGATCCTGTACAAACTGAGCTCTCGAGTCGGCCAGGAGATCAGAGACCAGTTCGAGATAGGAGAAATGGATGGCAAAATATCGCTCACTCGTCCAGTGGATTACGAACGAGAAAAGAAATTCGTGTTTTTGATAGAAGCCAGGGACAGGGGTGACCCTCCTCAGTCGTCCTCAGCCTATGTTGTCGTGAACATACTGGACGTCAACGACAACGCCCCAGAAATCACCCTGAACCTGTCGCCTGAAGGAACCGACATCTTGGAGCACGAGGCCCCCGGCAAGTTTATGGGGCACATTTCTGTTTCGGACGAGGACAGTGGTGTCTTTGGCAGCGTAGTCTGTGAGATTGATGATCCCAACTTTCGATTGGAACCGTTCGGAGGTCAGCCTGACGTATATAAGATCATCCTTGCTCGCTCTCTGGACCACGAAGACTTGCCACAGAGAAAAGTGACGATCAGGTGCCACGACAGCGACACGAATCCTCTGCTGGCGTTGAAATCGTTTGAAGTGAAAGTCATCGACATCAACGACAACACCCCCATTTTCAAAAACCCATCGTTCACTGGGTACATCCCAGAAAACCAGCCACCAGGCACCAACATCATGATGCAGGACAACGCTGATATTGATGATAGCAGTAGTCTACTGAGAGTCTTCGCAGAAGACCTGGACGGGGGTGAGTTGGGACGTGTGACGTACACCATCCCCGTCAACACCAACTTTTCCGTGGACCCTGTCACAGGCATCCTGAGCACTCTGGTCACCTTCGACAGAGAGGTTCAGGAGCAGTACACCTTCCCCATCGTTGCTCAAGACCACGGGGATGAAGCCAGGTCTGCCACGGCCACCGTCGTCATCCACATCGTGGACCAGAACGATCACCCGCCTCACTTCAGCCAGCCCATCTTCTTCCTGGAGATCCAAGAAAACATGCCTCCCGGGTCCACGTGCGGGAGGATCAAGGCCGTGGACGAGGACTCCGGGGTCAACGCCCGCATGATGTACGCCATCATCCCTGACGAAGACAGCAGTCGCTTCTTTTCCGTGGACTCCACGACGGGAGACGTGACATCCAACCAGGTGTTTGACCGCGAGATGCGCGACTCGTACACTTTTTTCATGGAGGTGCAGAACCCGTCCGTGTCCTACTACAAGGACTCGGCCCAGGTCATGGTCAGCGTCCTGGACGACAACGACCACGCCCCCGTCATCACCAACCCCACCCCGGCCAACGGCACCCTCACCCTGCCCAACAACACCACTGTGGGCTCGCTGATCCTCAAGGTGAGGGCCGAGGACGGCGACGGGCCGGACAACACGGATTTCGAGTACACCATCGCcggcagcgacagcagcagcctGTTCCAGGTGATCACGGTCACCGGGGAGCTCATCCTGGCCCGGGAGATCCGCTACGAGGACGCCAAGACCCACCGGGTCCTGCTGGTCGTCAGCGACGGGGGCTCCAAGCCGCAGTCCGCCACGGCCACCCTGCTCATCAGCATCCCCGCGGAGGGGCTGAGGGCGTCCCCGGCCGGCGCCAACCTCCTGACGGAGCcgaacttcatcatcatcgtcatcatcgtggtGGTGACGCTGCTGGTGgccatgatggtggtgacggtcaTCTGCTGCATCTTCCGCAGGGACAAGAAGAGGAGGGCCGGGCGGCATCAGCAGAGACAG GTGAAGGACAAGATGTACCAGGCTGCCCAGTGGGTTAGCACGCACTCGCTGCCCCCAGGCGGTGAGTCCAACGACCTCAGCCCCCCTCACCAGACCCTCCGgcgcggcggcggcggcagcggcTCCCCGCCAGAAGGCGGGCTGGAGAAGAAGGGCAAGAAGGAGGTGAGCTTCTCCTTGGAGGAGGAGGATctggagaaggagggggatgagggggaggtcGGGGGCAGGGACCTCGTCGACACCAGCGGGTCGCTGGGGTCCGGGTCCGtcttcgccaccaccaccaccaccacgtgctcCCTGCCGATCCCTGccacccaggacaacaacaacctg AAGTCGCCCATGGACGGGCAGTTCCTGACGTTCACGAGCGGCAAGACATCCCCAGGGTGCCGCTCCTCCCCGTCCTGTTACGAGAGCTCTGACGCCGGTCACACCTACGCGAACACCCCGCCCATCGCCGAAACCGAT CAGGACCGCATCCACATGCAGCTGGACAAGCCAGGCGGCGAGGACGCCCTCAGTGCCAGCAGCGGGGAGACGGGCACCGACAGTGGCCGAGGGGGCAGCGAGGATGAGGCCCACACTCACAGGGGGTCTTCCGTGGACTCCG acCCACGGTCCTTCCACCCCTCCCAGTCCCAGGGTGGCAGCGGCTACATGTCCTTCACTGGCACGGACCGAGGACGTCGGaagcccccttccctctcctccctacccgaggagcaccaccaccaccaccaccactcgtcCAGCCTCCTGCAGCCTCAGCTCAGCTACTACAGGGCGTCCTCCGAACAGCTTCCTACAGCACACGGGCTGGGTTACCCGCCGGGCGGTTCCAGGAGCTACTCCTTCAACCCCGCCAGAGACAGTGCTAGGGACAGTGGCAGCAGGGAGGTGAAGGACGGCTATCACAGCATGGACcgtaaagggggggaggggccgtACCGGATGATGAGGGGGGACTCGGGcatggggcagcagcagcagcagcagcagcaggcagggGGCAGGAGAACGTTCCACACGTTCGGGCCTCAGCACcaacagaaccagaaccagaaccagcagACCcaccctgcctggaggagggctAAGGGGCTGGATGGGGGTTGGAGGTCGGCCGCCACCTCTCCCACCACCTACACCAACGACGACGAGACTACGACTTCCGGGAGCTACTCACTGACCCCCGAGGACCCGCCCGCCCCTGACACTGGGGAGGTGCCCTTCCACCAGGTGCACGACATCATGGTCTGA